The following proteins are co-located in the Sporosarcina pasteurii genome:
- the rpsR gene encoding 30S ribosomal protein S18 — MMGQRRGGRRRRKVCYFNSNNITHIDYKDTDLLRKFVSERGKILPRRVTGTSAKYQRKLTVAIKRARMMALLPFSSEER, encoded by the coding sequence ATTATGGGACAACGCCGTGGAGGCCGCAGACGCCGTAAAGTTTGTTATTTCAACTCTAACAACATTACACATATCGATTATAAAGATACAGACCTACTTAGAAAGTTCGTTTCTGAGCGTGGAAAAATCTTACCTCGTCGTGTAACTGGTACAAGTGCAAAATATCAGCGTAAGCTAACAGTTGCGATTAAACGTGCACGTATGATGGCACTTCTTCCGTTTAGTTCAGAAGAAAGATAA